The following proteins come from a genomic window of Neoarius graeffei isolate fNeoGra1 chromosome 26, fNeoGra1.pri, whole genome shotgun sequence:
- the rabif gene encoding guanine nucleotide exchange factor MSS4: MEKANQSFCSDPSNLVSEDGKNTKSVVCQRCGSKVLCPGMAVFAEKQLFLPSMQKNNINQPDGTLDGDTLTAHWLVDDMYTFENVGFTKDVGKIKYLICADCEIGPIGWHNLDDKKYFYIALDRVKHV; encoded by the exons atggAGAAGGCTAATCAGAGCTTTTGCAGTGACCCATCCAACCTTGTTTCAGAAGATGGGAAAAATACGAAATCAGTGGTGTGCCAGCGTTGTGGCTCAAAAGTGCTCTGCCCGGGCATGGCTGTATTTGCAGAAAAGCAG CTCTTTCTCCCTTCAATGCAAAAGAACAACATTAACCAGCCTGATGGAACTTTAGACGGAGATACGTTAACAGCTCACTGGCTGGTGGATGATATGTACACCTTTGAGAATGTTGGCTTCACCAAAGATGTAGGCAAAATAAAATATCTTATCTGTGCAGATTGTGAGATTGGACCCATTGGATGGCACAACCTTGATGACAAGAAATATTTCTACATAGCACTAGATCGAGTTAAACACGTGTAG